A genomic region of Microlunatus sagamiharensis contains the following coding sequences:
- a CDS encoding TadE family type IV pilus minor pilin: MVTAELAVATLAALVLLGMMLWGIFLVVVELRCVDTASAVARQEARGDARGVRMARAAAPPGASVTTSTRAGVVTVVVRVRARPLVQGMPSVPLSARARVAEEPGGDW, translated from the coding sequence ATGGTGACGGCCGAGCTGGCCGTCGCCACCCTCGCGGCCCTGGTGCTGCTCGGGATGATGCTCTGGGGGATCTTCCTGGTCGTCGTCGAGCTGCGCTGCGTCGACACGGCCTCGGCCGTGGCGCGCCAGGAGGCCCGCGGGGACGCCCGGGGTGTGCGGATGGCGCGCGCCGCGGCCCCACCCGGCGCGAGCGTGACCACGAGCACCCGGGCCGGCGTCGTCACCGTCGTCGTGCGGGTCCGTGCCCGGCCGCTGGTCCAGGGCATGCCGTCGGTGCCGCTCTCGGCGCGGGCGCGGGTGGCCGAGGAGCCGGGAGGCGACTGGTGA
- a CDS encoding DUF4244 domain-containing protein → MEQVQDAGTAEGTCAAMVEEAGEVRWAPSVPLPGRAGRHARGERGMVSAEWAVGIVAAVAIAGVLLAVVTTGAVKAALLGIVLKVLSTFLKFAH, encoded by the coding sequence ATGGAGCAGGTGCAGGACGCGGGCACGGCGGAGGGGACGTGCGCGGCGATGGTCGAGGAAGCCGGGGAGGTGCGCTGGGCGCCGAGCGTGCCGCTGCCGGGCCGGGCCGGGCGGCACGCCCGTGGTGAGCGCGGGATGGTGAGCGCGGAGTGGGCGGTCGGCATCGTCGCGGCCGTCGCGATCGCGGGGGTGCTGCTCGCGGTGGTGACGACCGGGGCGGTGAAGGCCGCGCTCCTGGGCATCGTGCTGAAGGTGCTGAGCACCTTCCTCAAGTTCGCCCACTGA